In Carya illinoinensis cultivar Pawnee chromosome 16, C.illinoinensisPawnee_v1, whole genome shotgun sequence, a single window of DNA contains:
- the LOC122298398 gene encoding DEAD-box ATP-dependent RNA helicase 39-like, protein MKGRSKDFLNLSISFLPIIKRYPLSKPLSPTWALFDFCPLSTTTTTNPDNDKAPNSGSNKRDPILLEKFRQRKLKVSSTTPQKKPPLQSSPTPGSSPAYEKDSLQNGGGPTKVLNSFGELGLSEEVIEAVEEMGAFVPTEIQCVGIPAVFEGKSVVMSAQPNSGRTLAYLLPLVQLMRRGPKPKHPQAVVLCATEEQSDEVFHMAKFISNYAQLKSTKENGSPQKNLSNVSIGMIVGTPGEVLQHIEEGIVVLDEIKYLVLDEVDAMFGFGLGPDIQKIITPLRYHSSKSDDQGIQTILVTSTLAKILGEGLSPFLERLEHDNAGQIAAMLLEVDKTEVYHLTESLDALKKKVAEAIISLNTTGSES, encoded by the exons ATGAAAGGGAGAAGCAAAGACTTTCTCAacctctctatctctttcctCCCTATTATCAAACGCTACCCACTCTCAAAGCCACTATCACCCACTTGGGCTCTTTTCGATTTCTGCCCTCTTTCCACCACAACCACCACCAATCCTGATAATGACAAAGCACCAAATTCGGGATCCAACAAGAGAGACCCAATCCTTCTTGAAAAGTTTAGACAGAGAAAGCTCAAAGTTTCTTCAACAACTCCACAAAAGAAACCCCCACTACAGTCGTCACCAACACCTGGATCAAGCCCTGCTTATGAGAAGGACAGTTTGCAGAATGGGGGTGGACCCACCAAGGTGTTGAACAGTTTTGGGGAGTTGGGTTTAAGTGAGGAGGTGATTGAGGCTGTGGAGGAGATGGGTGCCTTTGTTCCTACCGAGATTCAGTGTGTTGGGATTCCTGCAGTATTCGAAGGTAAGAGTGTGGTGATGAGTGCTCAGCCTAATTCTGGCAGGACTTTGGCCTACCTGTTGCCTCTTGTTCAG CTAATGAGACGGGGTCCAAAGCCCAAGCATCCACAAGCAGTAGTGCTATGCGCCACAGAAGAACAATCTGATGAG GTGTTTCATATGGCAAAGTTTATCAGCAACTATGCACAGCTAAAGTCTACGAAGGAGAATGGTTCACCCCAGAAGAATTTGTCAAATGTCTCAATTGGCATGATAGTTGGAACCCCGGGTGAGGTTCTTCAACATATTGAAGAAGGGATTGTAGTTCTAGATGAAATCAAATACTTG GTATTAGATGAGGTGGATGCCATGTTTGGTTTTGGCCTCGGTCCAGATATTCAAAAGATAATAACCCCATTAAGATATCATTCATCAAAATCTGATGACCAAGGAATTCAAACTATTCTAGTGACCTCGACATTAGCAAAG ATTCTGGGTGAAGGGCTATCACCCTTTTTGGAGCGTTTGGAGCACGATAATGCAGGACAGATTGCTGCGATGTTGCTAGAGGTGGACAAAACAGAAGTATATCATCTCACTGAGTCCCTGGATGCTCTGAAGAAGAAAGTAGCAGAGGCTATAATTTCCCTTAACACAACCGGATCAGAATCTTGA
- the LOC122299494 gene encoding DEAD-box ATP-dependent RNA helicase 39-like, with protein sequence MGGTARTLLALSLSSNLFALSRLSYAPKRFSLPKTTRVFVGFRPLCTTITPTTPTTSLAEPEQMKHSILLERLRLRHLKESAKPPQTRNPKSATAAGSENEDGSKKKKTGKRVVESFEELGLSEEAMGAVREMGIEVPTEIQSIGIPAVFEGKSVVLGSHTGSGKTLAYMLPLVQLLRRDEALFGMLTRPRRPRAVVLCPTRELSEQVFRVAKSIGHHARFRCTMVSGGGRLKPQENSLNNPIDMVVGTPGRVLQHIEEGNIVYGDIKYLVLDEADTMFDRGFGPEIRKFLGPLKNRASKADTEGFQTILVTATMTKAVQNLIDEEFEGIVHLRTSTLHKKVASARHDFIKLSGSENKMEALLQVLELSLAKGNRVMVFCNTLNSSRAVDHFLGENQISTVNYHGEVPAEQRVENLNRFKSNEGDCPTLVCTDLAARGLDLDVDHVIMFDFPLNSIDYLHRTGRTARMGAKGKVTSLVAKKDLLLATRIEEAMRKNESLESLTTDNVRRDVARARITGSKVMNAKSLKVSQQKNKVVLKGKKTSAPAKSTKPAVKVSKSIKSSTASTSRKPSSGGKKQTASRRSSSVQTTTTKLSVVGFRGRNSWTNQKGATVSR encoded by the exons ATGGGAGGAACAGCAAGAACCCTCTTGGCCCTGTCTCTAAGTTCGAACCTCTTCGCTCTCTCTCGACTCTCTTATGCGCCCAAACGATTCTCACTTCCCAAAACCACCAGGGTTTTTGTAGGGTTTAGGCCCCTATGCACTACTATTACTCCCACCACGCCCACTACAAGCCTTGCGGAACCAGAGCAAATGAAGCACTCAATTCTTCTCGAGAGACTGAGGCTCAGACACCTCAAAGAATCTGCCAAACCCCCACAAACTAGAAATCCAAAATCAGCCACTGCTGCTGGGAGTGAAAATGAGGATGGgtccaagaagaagaagactggGAAGAGGGTGGTTGAGAGTTTTGAGGAGCTGGGTTTGAGTGAGGAGGCGATGGGGGCTGTGAGGGAGATGGGTATTGAGGTTCCTACTGAGATTCAGTCTATTGGGATCCCGGCCGTCTTTGAAGGGAAGAGTGTGGTTTTGGGTTCCCACACTGGGTCTGGCAAAACTCTGGCTTACATGCTGCCCCTTGTTCAG TTGCTGAGACGGGATGAGGCATTGTTTGGTATGCTAACGAGGCCTAGGCGCCCTCGAGCTGTTGTGCTATGCCCCACAAGGGAGTTATCTGAGCAG GTATTTCGTGTTGCAAAGTCAATTGGTCATCATGCACGGTTCCGTTGTACCATGGTAAGCGGTGGTGGCCGCCTAAAACCCCAGGAGAATTCATTAAATAACCCAATTGATATGGTAGTTGGGACCCCTGGCAGGGTTCTCCAACATATTGAGGAGGGCAACATAGTGTATGGAGACATCAAGTACTTG GTGTTGGATGAGGCTGACACCATGTTTGATCGTGGCTTTGGTCCTGAAATTCGAAAGTTTCTTGGCCCATTAAAAAATCGTGCATCAAAGGCTGACACCGAAGGGTTCCAAACAATTTTGGTCACTGCAACAATGACAAAG GCAGTGCAAAACCTGATTGATGAGGAATTTGAAGGCATTGTACATTTGCGCACATCAACGCTGCATAAGAAAGTGGCATCTGCTCGCCATGATTTCATCAAACTTTCAGGTTCTGAAAACAAGATGGAAGCTTTATTACAG GTTCTGGAGCTAAGTTTGGCAAAGGGAAACAGAGTGATGGTATTCTGTAACACATTAAATTCTAGCCGTGCTGTGGATCACTTTCTGGGTGAAAATCAGATTTCCACAGTCAATTATCATGGCGAGGTGCCTGCAGAGCAAAG GGTTGAAAACCTCAATAGGTTTAAGAGTAATGAAGGAGATTGCCCTACGTTGGTGTGCACAGACTTGGCTGCCAGGGGACTCGACTTGGACGTAGATCATGTTATCATGTTTGATTTCCCCTTGAACTCT ATTGATTACCTTCATCGCACGGGAAGAACTGCTCGCATGGGTGCAAAAG GGAAAGTAACAAGTTTGGTTGCTAAAAAGGATCTCCTGTTGGCCACCCGAATAGAGGAGGCCATGAGGAAGAATGAGAGCTTGGAGTCTCTTACCACAGACAATGTTCGAAGGGATGTTGCCAGGGCCCGAATAACTGGGAGCAAGGTGATGAATGCTAAATCACTTAAAGTTTCACAGCAGAAAAATAAGGTCGTACTGAAAGGTAAAAAGACATCTGCTCCAGCAAAATCTACCAAGCCAGCAGTTAAGGtctcaaaatcaataaaatcatCCACTGCTAGTACCTCAAGAAAACCATCTTCAGGAGGGAAGAAGCAAACGGCCAGCAGAAGGTCAAGTTCTGTTCAAACCACAACTACAAAGCTAAGCGTTGTTGGGTTTAGGGGGCGCAATTCTTGGACTAATCAGAAAGGAGCAACCGTGTCCCGTTGA
- the LOC122298415 gene encoding embryogenesis-like protein — MHHRAQISLCKLFSSYPFQRSLIPSSSSSLNSLAMISTQLVSGSVPFRRPEFTATPTSNLHHFRHPTLSNSIAQLMKYSAQSGGSVAEFDQNKEVDMINLKFAEAREEIEMAMESKETVYFDEEAECARAAVKEVLDMFNGLLAKLPESERAALQRSMGMKIEQLKAELQQLNE, encoded by the coding sequence ATGCATCACCGTGCACAAATTTCTCTCTGTAAATTGTTCTCCAGTTACCCTTTTCAACGATCTCTAATACccagttcttcatcttcccttAACTCACTCGCAATGATTTCAACCCAACTCGTTTCAGGCTCGGTCCCTTTTCGAAGGCCTGAGTTTACCGCTACACCCACATCAAATCTCCACCATTTCCGTCATCCAACTCTCTCAAACTCGATAGCCCAGTTAATGAAATACAGTGCTCAGTCTGGTGGCTCCGTGGCTGAGTTTGACCAGAACAAAGAGGTGGACATGATCAACCTCAAGTTTGCTGAAGCTAGAGAGGAGATAGAGATGGCTATGGAGTCCAAAGAGACTGTGTATTTTGATGAGGAAGCGGAGTGTGCTCGCGCTGCTGTGAAGGAAGTGCTGGACATGTTTAATGGGCTTTTGGCGAAGTTGCCCGAGAGTGAACGAGCGGCATTGCAGAGATCAATGGGCATGAAGATTGAGCAGTTGAAGGCTGAGCTTCAGCAGTTGAATGAGTAA